Within Gracilinanus agilis isolate LMUSP501 unplaced genomic scaffold, AgileGrace unplaced_scaffold301, whole genome shotgun sequence, the genomic segment TTTCAGCTCATTTCCCAGACAGAGACTTAAGATGGCCAACAGGGAATTAACACTTCCTTTTTTTGCGAGGACTCTCTAGCAATTCTGTGTTAGGGGATGCTTCAtggtcttcctcctttcttctctttcggCGTTTCTCCTGTCTGTTTGCTTTCCCATCTGCTGGTGGATTttcattctccttctcttttgACGGGACCCTATCCTTCGTGGTGCGACCACGTCTTGCCGAACTCTTTTCTGGGTAACTGGCACCTTTGTTGCGAGTGCGGTGAGCTGTCTCTCCTTGAGGTGTATTTCGTCTATGAGGAGACCGTCCCCTAAAAACTGCAGGGGATCTCGATCGTGAACGCCATCCCCGATATGGGGGCGACCTGGATCTGGAGCAGTGATATCCGCGAGACCTGGATCTTGCAGGATAATTTCGacttttccctctgcctcttctGGAACATGGAGGGAATGGTGAATAAGAAGGAGAGCGTGAAGGCCTAAAGGGTGGAGAATAGGCAGGGGACCGCGAGGAACCACAGCTCCATTTAGCATAGATATGTGAACTTCTTGAAGAGCAGGAGCCCCTAGATGGCGATTTGGACCTTGAAAATGAGCGTCTATGCTTCTTTGGAATCTTTCTgcattccatcagttctttagcAGAACCCTTTGTAAAATCATCTGGTCTggactttttcctttcctcctctcttagaCGTCTTTGCTCTCTGTAGAAGTCTTCCCTGGATAAGGGTAGAGCTCCTGTTGCTGGGATAGTCTTTGAGTGAGCTGTTTGTCCTGCTGTTGATAAAGCTGTAGGCGCTGGAGGGAAAGCTGGAGGAGGGACGCTGTAGGCAGGAGGTGGTGGTTGCCCAGgtggaaaatgaggagggaaCCGAGGTGGTGGTACAGGTGTTGCTGGCAGCGAGGGGCCTTGAGTCCTGTGTGAGCGTTCACCCAGACTTCGTCTCCGATTTGTGCTTGCTTTCCAACCACGTCTGCCACCCGCAGCAGATTGAGCAGCATTTGTTCTTAGCGGATGAATGGTAGGTATCGGCTGCCCATGCCAAAGGGACTGCCCAAGCAAAGAAGGTGCTCCAGGTACGCGTATCTGGCCGCCCTTTTCTTCCGTTAGGGCACTAGTGGCTAGCGATGAAGACGTGTCAGGATGATCTGAGAGCAAAGCTGCAGCAGGTGTGCTTTTATCCTCAGGATCACGCAGAGGCCCATCtggtttttctgtggcagttcTATCAGGATCTGGTGCTGGAGTAGAAGGTTGATTTCTAGGTCCAGCAGAGGAAAGGGAAGGCTGATTAGGAGTTGTGGATGACGCTCTAGGAGTAGCAGCAGGAGCAGATGCAGATGCAGATGCAGATGCAGATGGAGTCCCTGGAATGATCAAAGGGTCCTGTTGTCTTGAAATCAGAAGTCTCCTCACTGGTTGTAGGTCCCGCTGAACAGGTGGTCTTGGAGGCGGGGGTGGAGGCGCGGGTGGGCATATTTGCTTTTCAAGCCTTTTAGTGCAACCACTTTCCTTTTTGAATCTATCGATAGCCTGGCGCAAGAATTTGTTGGCTATTAAGGCATCCGGAGACACATCGTTCTGATGACAAGTGGGACACCTATGTTCGTCTGATTCTAGCAAGGCCGTTCTTATGCATTCGTCGCAATAACTGTTTCCACAGCAAGGTATGACGACTGCGTCTGTCACTATATCTTTGCAGAGTAGACATAAGAGTTCATCCGGGATGGGGTCTTCCTCTTGTGAGGGGGACGATGGTTCTTCTGCTAGGAAGAGtggtttctctttcttccctatgGCATATGCCTCCGCGTGTATAATCGGGATAACATATTTTCCAGTGTTGCTAAGCATGGCACCTTTCGTGTTAGGATCTTTCACCTCCATCATAAAACTTCTAGGAATTCCGGTACTCTTTCTAATTCTGGGAAGTGGCTCAAAGTTTTTATCCCCATTGGTGGGGCAATTCTTTATGTAATGGCCAGGTTTGCCACAGCGGAAACAGGTATAAGATGGTGGAGGTGGACCCAGAGGTTTCTTCATGTAGTTGATGGGATC encodes:
- the LOC123254697 gene encoding E3 ubiquitin-protein ligase RBBP6-like; the protein is MSCVHYKFFSKLKYDTVTFDGLHISLCDLKKQIMRREKLKAASCDLQISNAETEEEYTGEDALIRKNSSVIVRRVPVGGVPSTSKTYVLGLSRAVSGTSEADLEDPCASISVAQLIKTANLAEADAPEEDKIKAMMVQSAHQYDPINYMKKPLGPPPPSYTCFRCGKPGHYIKNCPTNGDKNFEPLPRIRKSTGIPRSFMMEVKDPNTKGAMLSNTGKYVIPIIHAEAYAIGKKEKPLFLAEEPSSPSQEEDPIPDELLCLLCKDIVTDAVVIPCCGNSYCDECIRTALLESDEHRCPTCHQNDVSPDALIANKFLRQAIDRFKKESGCTKRLEKQICPPAPPPPPPRPPVQRDLQPVRRLLISRQQDPLIIPGTPSASASASASAPAATPRASSTTPNQPSLSSAGPRNQPSTPAPDPDRTATEKPDGPLRDPEDKSTPAAALLSDHPDTSSSLATSALTEEKGGQIRVPGAPSLLGQSLWHGQPIPTIHPLRTNAAQSAAGGRRGWKASTNRRRSLGERSHRTQGPSLPATPVPPPRFPPHFPPGQPPPPAYSVPPPAFPPAPTALSTAGQTAHSKTIPATGALPLSREDFYREQRRLREEERKKSRPDDFTKGSAKELMECRKIPKKHRRSFSRSKSPSRGSCSSRSSHIYAKWSCGSSRSPAYSPPFRPSRSPSYSPFPPCSRRGRGKSRNYPARSRSRGYHCSRSRSPPYRGWRSRSRSPAVFRGRSPHRRNTPQGETAHRTRNKGASYPEKSSARRGRTTKDRVPSKEKENENPPADGKANRQEKRRKRRKEEDHEASPNTELLESPRKKRKC